In a genomic window of Halobiforma lacisalsi AJ5:
- a CDS encoding DNA-directed RNA polymerase has protein sequence MYKRVRLKDTVEVPPEELGDVSPDLVKRLLQDKLEGRMDEEVGSVVSVTEVHDIGEGTVLPNEPGVYYEADFDAVTFDPQMQEVVDGTVVEVVEFGAFVGIGPVDGLLHVSQISDEYLAFDGENQQLASNESNRTLAVDDAVRARIVTKSIDERNPRDSKIGLTAKQPGLGKHGWLEEEHEKREATATEGE, from the coding sequence ATGTACAAACGGGTCAGACTGAAGGACACGGTAGAAGTACCGCCGGAGGAGCTCGGCGACGTCTCGCCGGACCTCGTGAAGCGACTGCTGCAGGACAAACTCGAGGGACGCATGGACGAGGAGGTGGGAAGCGTCGTCTCCGTCACCGAAGTCCACGACATCGGTGAGGGGACGGTGCTGCCCAACGAACCCGGCGTCTACTACGAAGCCGACTTCGACGCCGTCACCTTCGACCCGCAGATGCAGGAAGTCGTCGACGGCACGGTCGTCGAAGTCGTCGAGTTCGGCGCCTTCGTCGGCATCGGACCGGTCGACGGCCTGCTGCACGTCTCCCAGATCAGCGACGAGTACCTCGCCTTCGACGGCGAGAACCAGCAACTCGCCTCGAACGAGTCCAACCGCACGCTGGCGGTCGACGATGCGGTCCGCGCCCGAATCGTCACCAAGAGCATCGACGAGCGCAACCCCCGCGACTCGAAGATCGGCCTCACGGCGAAACAGCCCGGCCTGGGCAAACACGGCTGGCTCGAGGAAGAACACGAAAAGCGGGAAGCAACCGCGACCGAAGGTGAATAA
- the spt4 gene encoding transcription elongation factor subunit Spt4, whose product MASDRLVCRECHRVNEPDNETCDACNSSSLTEDWAGYVVIAHPEDSEIATEMQITEPGAYALKVR is encoded by the coding sequence ATGGCATCCGATCGTCTCGTCTGTCGCGAGTGTCACCGGGTCAACGAACCGGACAACGAGACCTGCGACGCGTGTAACTCCTCGTCGCTGACCGAGGACTGGGCCGGCTACGTCGTCATCGCCCATCCCGAGGACAGCGAGATCGCGACGGAAATGCAGATCACCGAACCCGGCGCGTATGCGCTGAAGGTCCGCTGA
- a CDS encoding GTP-dependent dephospho-CoA kinase family protein has product MTSDEPDDADRDRGGDEDASATDGSGPGATDVVSDPADQLLVLPDDLRSELKEPLGPIETDADALLEDVGEPLIAVGDVVTYHLLEADCRPDVALVDERTERETVDEEIRDTVTEGTSLEAVNPPAEITEDVVWALCEALERMEPTTILVDGEEDLVVLPAIVAAPDGASVVYGQPGEGMVHVRVTEEVREEVRDLLDRFDGDVERFWTLLE; this is encoded by the coding sequence GTGACGAGCGACGAACCCGACGACGCCGACCGCGACCGCGGCGGCGACGAGGACGCGAGCGCGACCGACGGGTCCGGGCCCGGAGCGACCGACGTCGTCTCCGATCCGGCCGACCAGCTACTCGTGTTGCCCGACGACCTGCGGAGCGAACTCAAAGAGCCGCTCGGGCCGATCGAGACCGACGCGGACGCCCTGCTCGAGGACGTCGGCGAGCCGCTGATCGCGGTCGGCGACGTCGTCACCTACCACCTGCTCGAGGCCGACTGCCGTCCCGACGTCGCCCTCGTCGACGAGCGCACCGAACGCGAGACCGTCGACGAGGAGATCCGGGACACCGTCACCGAAGGTACAAGCCTCGAGGCCGTGAACCCGCCCGCCGAGATCACCGAGGACGTCGTCTGGGCGCTCTGTGAGGCCCTCGAGCGGATGGAGCCGACGACGATCCTGGTCGACGGCGAGGAGGACCTGGTCGTCCTGCCGGCGATCGTCGCCGCGCCCGACGGTGCGAGCGTCGTCTACGGCCAGCCCGGCGAGGGGATGGTCCACGTCCGGGTGACCGAGGAGGTCCGCGAGGAGGTCCGTGACCTGCTCGACCGGTTCGACGGCGACGTAGAGCGGTTCTGGACGCTGCTCGAGTGA
- a CDS encoding geranylgeranyl reductase family protein: protein MYEYDFVVVGVGPAGARFSRRAAEKGYDVLALEQGTVGTPLACSGHVSTDVWEFTGPGAREELFQNEIYGARFHVGGPRSDAYPFYKDEVASNVIDRVGLDRHLADLAREAGADVREEHTVTEVREHRDRVEVVASGPDDVHTFEAKMVAGCDGPRSRVRDELDLPEPGELLHGVLAFSEEEDHQDFVDVHLTAPTFFAWRIPRGDAGVEYGLAAPPGVQVNKHFEELIDGYEVDVSHRCSGAIPIGPPERVTTRRGFLLGDAAAQTKPFTGGGILYGMTSADHAAREIDPDRPTTLAAYERAWRDDIEREQSLGHWLRRAYSLPEPVQRIGLGALSGKIGVHMDRPTSLLSRDHLQAMVSRAFR, encoded by the coding sequence ATGTACGAGTACGATTTCGTCGTCGTCGGCGTCGGTCCCGCCGGCGCGCGCTTCTCCCGGCGGGCCGCCGAGAAGGGCTACGACGTGCTCGCTCTCGAGCAGGGGACCGTCGGCACGCCGCTTGCCTGCTCGGGCCACGTGAGCACCGACGTCTGGGAGTTTACCGGCCCCGGTGCCCGCGAGGAACTCTTCCAGAACGAGATCTACGGCGCGCGGTTCCACGTCGGCGGGCCGCGAAGCGACGCCTACCCCTTCTACAAGGACGAGGTCGCCTCGAACGTCATCGACCGCGTCGGCCTCGACCGACACCTCGCCGACCTCGCGCGCGAGGCCGGTGCCGACGTCCGCGAGGAACACACCGTCACCGAGGTCCGCGAGCACCGCGACCGCGTCGAGGTCGTCGCCAGCGGCCCCGACGACGTTCACACCTTCGAGGCGAAGATGGTCGCCGGCTGTGACGGGCCCCGCTCGAGGGTGCGGGACGAACTCGACCTGCCGGAACCGGGCGAACTCCTCCACGGCGTGCTCGCCTTTTCCGAGGAGGAGGACCACCAGGACTTCGTCGACGTCCACCTGACCGCGCCGACGTTCTTCGCGTGGCGCATTCCGCGTGGCGATGCCGGCGTCGAGTACGGGCTTGCTGCGCCGCCGGGCGTCCAGGTAAACAAACACTTCGAGGAACTGATCGACGGCTACGAGGTCGACGTCTCCCATCGCTGCTCGGGTGCGATCCCGATCGGTCCCCCCGAGCGAGTGACCACCCGCCGGGGCTTCCTGCTCGGCGATGCGGCCGCCCAGACCAAGCCGTTCACCGGCGGCGGCATCCTCTATGGCATGACCTCGGCCGACCACGCCGCCCGCGAGATCGACCCCGACCGGCCGACGACGCTCGCGGCCTACGAACGCGCCTGGCGCGACGACATAGAGCGCGAGCAGTCGCTGGGCCACTGGCTCCGCCGGGCGTACTCGCTGCCCGAACCGGTCCAGCGGATCGGCCTGGGGGCGCTGTCGGGGAAGATCGGGGTACACATGGACCGCCCGACCTCCTTGCTCTCGCGGGATCACCTCCAGGCGATGGTCTCCCGGGCGTTCCGCTGA
- a CDS encoding MATE family efflux transporter, giving the protein MTDGRSRRWRRVAVDRIAGALERLGIISSDRFRPTMDLAWPRIVTGFAIMSKQTADLAMVGTAVGIASTGGMAFALAYWEIVTMLGLGLAGGTVSLVSQNYGGEATERASLVVTQSVLLATAIALPLVGAFLLFAEPLIGLFDADPALVEYGATYLVFVAPAVLFELLNLIASRTYTGVGDTYTEMVARAGGAVLNIVLSAAFIFGFGMGVAGAGLGTTLSTGFVTLVLGWGMSGRSYGRLGMEPSPVPITRSGPWLHLGLARQLVEISTPEIGRRLAQGVAVFPLLWIAAAFGPVVVTAVEVGRRIRGLINSINWGLSLAASSLVGQRLGANEEDEAGAFGAAIVRLSVLIYAAAGLLVIALAEPIAGLFVADPGEIAQAAVFVAVGAVSAVGYGIDGAAAGALLGAGDTRLPFVASLVGRYVFALPAAAIGLVTPLGVGGLYLAFLLETYVPGGINYWLFRRGRWKAVSRKYRPSAEPGED; this is encoded by the coding sequence ATGACGGACGGTCGGAGCCGCCGCTGGCGTCGGGTCGCGGTCGATCGCATCGCCGGGGCGCTCGAGCGCCTGGGGATCATCTCGAGCGATCGGTTCCGGCCGACGATGGACCTGGCCTGGCCCCGGATCGTCACCGGGTTCGCGATCATGTCCAAGCAGACGGCCGACCTGGCGATGGTCGGGACGGCCGTCGGCATCGCGAGCACCGGCGGGATGGCCTTCGCGCTCGCGTACTGGGAGATCGTGACGATGCTGGGGCTGGGGCTGGCCGGCGGCACCGTCAGCCTCGTCTCGCAGAACTACGGCGGCGAGGCGACCGAGCGGGCCTCGCTGGTGGTAACCCAGAGCGTCCTGCTGGCGACGGCGATCGCACTGCCGCTTGTCGGCGCTTTCCTCCTGTTTGCCGAGCCGCTGATCGGCCTGTTCGACGCCGACCCGGCGCTCGTCGAGTACGGGGCGACGTACCTGGTCTTCGTCGCGCCGGCCGTGCTGTTCGAACTCCTCAATCTCATCGCCAGTCGGACCTACACCGGCGTCGGCGACACGTACACGGAGATGGTCGCCCGCGCCGGGGGTGCGGTGTTGAACATCGTCCTCAGCGCCGCCTTCATCTTCGGCTTCGGCATGGGCGTCGCGGGCGCGGGACTCGGGACGACCCTGTCGACGGGGTTCGTCACCCTCGTCCTCGGCTGGGGGATGAGCGGACGATCGTACGGCCGCCTCGGGATGGAACCCAGCCCGGTGCCGATCACGCGTTCGGGCCCGTGGCTTCACCTGGGACTGGCGAGGCAGTTGGTCGAGATTTCGACGCCCGAGATCGGCCGTCGGCTGGCCCAGGGAGTCGCCGTGTTCCCGCTACTCTGGATCGCCGCCGCCTTCGGGCCGGTCGTCGTGACCGCGGTCGAGGTCGGTCGCCGGATCCGCGGGCTCATCAACAGCATCAACTGGGGACTGTCGCTGGCCGCGAGTTCGCTCGTGGGACAGCGACTCGGGGCCAACGAGGAGGACGAGGCCGGCGCGTTCGGCGCGGCCATCGTCCGGCTGTCGGTCCTGATCTACGCCGCGGCCGGCCTCCTGGTGATCGCCCTCGCGGAACCGATCGCCGGGCTATTCGTCGCCGACCCGGGCGAGATCGCCCAGGCCGCAGTCTTCGTCGCCGTCGGCGCGGTCAGCGCGGTCGGCTACGGGATCGACGGGGCCGCCGCGGGTGCGCTGCTGGGGGCCGGCGACACGCGACTGCCGTTCGTCGCCTCGCTGGTCGGCCGCTACGTCTTCGCGCTTCCGGCGGCCGCCATCGGTCTCGTCACGCCGCTTGGCGTCGGCGGACTCTATCTCGCCTTTCTGCTCGAGACCTACGTCCCGGGCGGAATCAACTACTGGCTGTTCCGGCGCGGCCGCTGGAAGGCGGTGAGTCGGAAGTACCGGCCGTCCGCGGAGCCGGGTGAGGATTGA
- the ygfZ gene encoding CAF17-like 4Fe-4S cluster assembly/insertion protein YgfZ, which translates to MSVIESIHEDHGATFGERGDRTVVEHFGRPERTHRAVRNGVGLIEMVSGVVVVEGDDRLEYVDNVVSNRVPDEDGQGCYALVLDPQGGIEVELYVYNAGERLLLFVPPQKAEPLAEEWSEKIFIQDVEIRVATDDYAIFGIHGPQATEKVASVLNGAASPEDRLSFVRGSMGDSGVTVVRTDALAGEEGYEVICAAADAESVYDVLLNQGLNAAPFGYRTWDSLCLEAGTPLFDTELEGEIPNVLGLRNALDFEKGCYVGQEVVSRVENRGQPSRQLIGLTIAGESEAEAAEGPVPESGAAVFDGDASVGEVTRAGESPLLEEPIALAVVDYGLESDDLTVRVGGEEVPATRTELPFYEGSDRSGRLPTYE; encoded by the coding sequence ATGAGCGTCATCGAGTCGATCCACGAGGACCACGGCGCGACGTTCGGCGAACGGGGCGACCGGACCGTCGTCGAACACTTCGGCCGGCCCGAGCGGACCCACCGTGCGGTCCGCAACGGCGTCGGCCTGATCGAGATGGTCTCCGGCGTGGTCGTCGTGGAGGGCGACGACCGCCTCGAGTACGTCGACAACGTGGTCTCGAACCGCGTCCCCGACGAGGACGGCCAGGGCTGTTACGCGCTCGTCCTCGATCCCCAGGGAGGCATCGAGGTCGAACTGTACGTCTACAACGCCGGCGAGCGGCTCTTGCTTTTCGTCCCGCCGCAAAAGGCCGAACCGCTGGCCGAGGAGTGGTCCGAGAAGATCTTCATCCAGGACGTCGAGATTCGGGTCGCAACGGACGACTACGCGATCTTCGGGATTCACGGCCCCCAGGCTACCGAGAAGGTCGCGAGCGTCCTCAACGGAGCCGCCTCGCCCGAGGACCGGCTCTCGTTCGTCCGCGGCTCGATGGGCGACTCCGGCGTGACCGTCGTCCGGACCGACGCGCTCGCGGGCGAGGAGGGCTACGAGGTGATCTGCGCCGCCGCCGACGCCGAGTCCGTCTACGACGTCCTCCTCAACCAGGGGCTGAACGCGGCCCCCTTCGGCTACCGGACCTGGGACTCCCTCTGTCTCGAGGCCGGGACGCCGCTGTTCGACACCGAACTCGAGGGCGAGATCCCGAACGTCCTCGGGTTACGGAACGCCCTGGACTTCGAGAAGGGCTGTTACGTCGGCCAGGAGGTGGTCTCCCGTGTCGAAAACCGCGGGCAGCCGAGCCGCCAGTTGATCGGACTGACAATCGCCGGCGAAAGCGAAGCGGAAGCCGCCGAGGGGCCAGTTCCCGAGTCCGGCGCGGCCGTCTTCGACGGCGACGCCTCCGTCGGCGAGGTCACCCGCGCCGGAGAGAGCCCGCTGCTCGAGGAGCCTATCGCGCTCGCGGTCGTCGACTACGGCCTCGAGAGCGACGACCTGACGGTTCGCGTCGGCGGCGAGGAGGTGCCGGCGACCCGGACCGAGTTGCCGTTCTACGAGGGCTCGGATCGCTCGGGTCGGCTGCCGACCTACGAGTGA
- a CDS encoding DUF6432 family protein, whose product MKAKREYRNRERTEVAVLDALVDRADDGMTVFELRAAVEAEIDDLEDALATLKTDGLIVVESDGDQTLIKPADRVIPEVPDEEPEESIGDWLRDRLPF is encoded by the coding sequence ATGAAAGCAAAGCGGGAGTACCGGAACCGGGAGCGGACGGAAGTCGCGGTACTCGACGCACTCGTCGATCGAGCCGACGACGGCATGACCGTCTTCGAACTCCGCGCGGCCGTCGAGGCGGAGATCGACGACCTCGAGGACGCTCTCGCGACCCTGAAGACCGACGGCCTCATCGTCGTCGAATCGGACGGCGACCAGACCCTCATCAAGCCCGCCGACCGGGTGATTCCCGAGGTTCCCGACGAAGAGCCCGAGGAATCGATCGGCGACTGGCTCCGGGACCGGCTGCCTTTTTGA
- a CDS encoding DUF7093 family protein produces MVLRCSLLGHDYGDPDVEREREERGSEVVVTVQEYEECTRCGERNVISENTEVTSISSAIDGDELPDEHEPEPESVPEPGPESDIDSEQPSGSEPESAADGEDVEFIDADAGETETVEPTADADTDADDTVATAADDDGEILEDSPADRDRDSDREHGEWPDSSDVGPPVEEENPTEWPEAEVGDPTDDDAVVLEHDSSETGVPDGVDRGVSEGDVGTAAGGTGGSDGISAADVTADLEAMEDDDSSEEPALESGSGIERDGSVPVPTEEDPADEDVPTEFYCPRCDYVAAENRASLRAGDICPDCRKGYLGERPRH; encoded by the coding sequence ATGGTCCTGCGATGTTCGCTGCTCGGACACGACTACGGCGATCCCGACGTCGAACGCGAGCGCGAAGAACGGGGCAGTGAAGTCGTCGTTACCGTCCAGGAGTACGAGGAGTGTACCCGCTGTGGCGAACGGAACGTCATCAGCGAGAACACGGAAGTGACGAGCATCTCCTCCGCGATCGACGGCGACGAGTTGCCCGACGAACACGAACCCGAACCCGAATCCGTACCTGAACCCGGGCCCGAGTCCGACATCGACTCCGAACAACCGTCCGGCTCCGAGCCCGAGAGCGCCGCCGACGGCGAAGACGTCGAGTTCATCGACGCGGACGCCGGCGAAACCGAGACCGTCGAGCCGACGGCCGACGCCGACACGGACGCGGACGACACCGTGGCGACGGCCGCCGACGACGACGGCGAGATCCTCGAGGACTCACCGGCCGATCGCGACCGCGACAGCGACCGCGAACACGGTGAGTGGCCCGACTCGAGCGACGTCGGCCCGCCGGTCGAGGAGGAGAACCCGACCGAGTGGCCCGAGGCCGAGGTCGGTGACCCGACCGACGACGACGCAGTCGTCCTCGAGCACGACTCGAGCGAGACCGGCGTCCCCGACGGCGTCGACCGCGGCGTCTCCGAGGGCGACGTCGGGACGGCCGCCGGCGGGACGGGCGGCTCCGACGGTATCAGTGCTGCCGACGTGACCGCCGACCTCGAGGCGATGGAAGACGACGACTCGAGCGAGGAACCCGCCCTCGAGAGCGGTTCCGGCATCGAACGCGACGGCTCGGTACCGGTGCCGACGGAAGAGGATCCGGCCGACGAGGACGTGCCCACGGAGTTTTACTGCCCCCGGTGTGACTACGTCGCCGCGGAGAACCGCGCCTCGCTGCGGGCCGGCGACATCTGTCCCGACTGCCGCAAGGGGTATCTCGGCGAGCGGCCGCGGCACTGA
- a CDS encoding DUF5611 family protein: protein MKEYKMRRGEYLEERIPDMQDTIEDYFGSVTGTQEYKGSDLYVIEEPDNPVFEKIVVGAVEYSGKKDKLGVEFHERDPTELGPDELEAASEAVDAKNDFLLEATGRDAKARRDSMKRAVEDDPDHDVDA from the coding sequence ATGAAGGAGTACAAGATGCGTCGCGGTGAATATCTCGAGGAGCGAATCCCGGACATGCAGGACACGATCGAGGACTACTTCGGGTCCGTCACGGGAACCCAGGAGTACAAGGGCAGCGACCTCTACGTGATCGAGGAGCCCGACAACCCCGTCTTCGAGAAGATCGTCGTCGGCGCAGTCGAATACTCCGGGAAGAAGGACAAACTCGGCGTCGAGTTCCACGAACGCGACCCCACCGAACTCGGCCCCGACGAACTCGAGGCCGCGAGCGAGGCCGTCGACGCCAAGAACGACTTCCTCCTCGAGGCGACCGGTCGGGACGCGAAGGCCCGTCGCGACTCGATGAAACGCGCCGTCGAGGACGACCCGGACCACGACGTCGACGCCTGA
- a CDS encoding dicarboxylate/amino acid:cation symporter, with amino-acid sequence MSTTSESLPRRTWRRYRSIPIIYRIAVAFVLGTALGGLVGERAGVLEPLGDLFLRLLEMLIVPLIVFTLLGGMRKLTPSKLGKVGGLTVGLYAVTTTIAAAIGLAVANLFDPGTAVEFVGGEAQEAEPPTVAEVVLGIVPENPLAAMVDGDILSTIFFVVVFGLALTMVREATTDETVADAIDGFFAFVDAGTEALFKIVWGVMEYGVIGVFALMAASIGTEGLGAIVQLGALVAVIAVGIVIHMSVTYLGVMTLGILGESPLSFLAGAKDAMVTAFTIRSSSGTLPVTIADADENLRIDESVYGFGLPLGATINMDGAAIRQAVTAVFAANLVGVTLGVGEQVLVLATVILISIGTAGVPGAGLIMLSVILTALGLPLEIVGFVAGVDPILGRIATTNNVTGDLAVASVVGKWTDGIDLSSGVWSDVPDEAAGEGGGEGVAAGD; translated from the coding sequence ATGAGTACGACATCCGAGTCGCTTCCGAGACGTACGTGGCGTCGGTATCGATCGATCCCCATCATCTATCGCATCGCGGTCGCGTTCGTCCTCGGGACCGCGCTCGGCGGCCTCGTCGGCGAACGGGCCGGCGTCCTCGAGCCGCTCGGCGATCTCTTCTTGCGCCTGCTCGAGATGCTGATCGTCCCGCTGATCGTCTTCACGCTGCTGGGCGGGATGCGGAAGCTCACGCCCTCGAAGCTCGGCAAGGTCGGCGGGCTGACCGTGGGCCTCTACGCGGTGACGACGACGATCGCGGCCGCGATCGGCCTCGCCGTCGCGAACCTGTTCGACCCTGGGACCGCGGTCGAGTTCGTCGGCGGCGAAGCCCAGGAGGCCGAGCCGCCGACGGTCGCGGAAGTCGTGCTAGGTATCGTCCCCGAGAACCCGCTGGCCGCGATGGTCGACGGCGACATCCTCTCGACGATCTTCTTCGTGGTCGTGTTCGGACTGGCGCTGACGATGGTCCGCGAGGCGACGACCGACGAAACGGTCGCGGACGCGATCGACGGCTTCTTCGCCTTCGTCGACGCCGGCACCGAGGCCCTGTTCAAGATCGTCTGGGGCGTCATGGAGTACGGCGTGATCGGCGTCTTCGCCCTCATGGCGGCCTCGATCGGCACCGAAGGGCTGGGCGCGATCGTCCAGCTCGGGGCGCTCGTGGCCGTCATCGCCGTCGGGATCGTCATCCACATGAGCGTCACCTACCTCGGCGTGATGACCCTCGGGATCCTCGGGGAGTCGCCGCTGTCGTTCCTCGCCGGCGCGAAAGACGCCATGGTGACGGCGTTTACGATCCGCTCCTCGAGCGGTACGCTGCCGGTGACGATCGCCGACGCCGACGAGAACCTCCGGATCGACGAGTCGGTCTACGGCTTCGGCCTGCCCCTCGGCGCGACAATCAACATGGACGGCGCGGCCATCCGGCAGGCGGTGACGGCAGTATTTGCCGCCAATCTGGTCGGCGTCACCCTGGGCGTGGGCGAACAGGTGCTCGTGCTCGCGACCGTGATCCTGATCAGCATCGGGACGGCTGGCGTCCCCGGTGCCGGGTTGATCATGCTGTCGGTCATCCTGACCGCGCTCGGACTACCCCTCGAGATCGTCGGCTTCGTCGCGGGCGTCGACCCGATCCTCGGCCGGATCGCGACGACGAACAACGTCACCGGCGACCTCGCCGTCGCGTCGGTCGTCGGCAAGTGGACCGACGGCATCGACCTCTCCTCGGGCGTCTGGTCCGACGTGCCCGACGAGGCGGCCGGTGAGGGCGGTGGCGAGGGCGTCGCCGCCGGGGACTGA
- a CDS encoding heme-binding protein, with amino-acid sequence MEGRTPPRTKEGWYILHDFRTIDWDAWRDAPEHVRDRALEEGQSFLADCERVADAEDGDSALFAMLGHETDLLFMHIRPTMADVEQVGRRFDQTALAEFTERTDSYVSVAEVSDYVTDAYFEDDEEVEDTGLSRYLEQKLYPQIPDAEYVNFYPMEKRRDPEYNWYDLPFEDRSEHMSSHGDIGRSYGGKVSQITAGSIGFDDYEWSVSLFADDPANIKNLLAEMRFDPSTSKYAEFGRFYVGRRFEPHDLDAYMAGDAVPAEDADAGHPHAHGEEHPGESGDEGHGHGHGDDQGHDHGDADTDDAGGPPSSVAGDGVRDELEEMGVYGGQPHGEDVYAVVLYSEANSEELFDEVEGLRSNFDHYDTHVKTAVYDSVTGDEGAENAVVSLWDTERAADTAAGFLADLPDVVRQAGDDDADSWGTMGMFYTVKPEHREDFVGTFGDVAGLLAEMDGHRKTDLLANREDENDMFIASRWDSREDAMAFFRSEEFSETVDYGRDVLADRPRHVFLA; translated from the coding sequence ATGGAAGGACGGACACCACCGCGAACCAAAGAGGGCTGGTACATCCTGCACGACTTCCGGACGATCGACTGGGACGCCTGGCGAGACGCCCCGGAACACGTCCGCGACCGTGCACTCGAGGAGGGGCAGTCGTTCCTCGCCGACTGTGAGCGGGTCGCCGACGCCGAGGACGGCGACTCCGCGCTCTTTGCCATGCTCGGTCACGAGACGGATCTCCTGTTCATGCACATCCGGCCGACGATGGCCGACGTCGAGCAGGTGGGTCGGCGGTTCGATCAAACTGCGCTCGCCGAGTTCACCGAGCGAACGGACTCCTACGTCTCGGTCGCGGAGGTCTCCGACTACGTCACCGACGCCTACTTCGAGGACGACGAGGAGGTCGAAGACACCGGCCTCTCGCGGTACTTAGAGCAGAAACTCTACCCGCAGATCCCCGACGCGGAGTACGTGAACTTCTACCCGATGGAGAAACGGCGCGATCCGGAGTACAACTGGTACGACCTGCCGTTCGAGGACCGCTCGGAACACATGAGTTCCCACGGCGACATCGGCCGCAGTTACGGCGGCAAGGTCAGCCAGATCACCGCGGGCAGCATCGGGTTCGACGACTACGAGTGGAGCGTCTCGCTGTTCGCGGACGACCCCGCGAACATCAAGAACCTGCTCGCCGAGATGCGGTTCGATCCCTCGACCTCGAAGTACGCCGAGTTCGGCCGGTTCTACGTCGGACGGCGGTTCGAGCCCCACGATCTAGACGCCTACATGGCCGGCGACGCGGTTCCGGCGGAAGACGCCGACGCGGGTCATCCCCACGCTCACGGTGAGGAGCATCCGGGTGAAAGCGGCGACGAGGGGCACGGTCACGGTCACGGCGACGACCAGGGCCACGACCACGGCGACGCCGACACCGACGACGCCGGCGGCCCGCCCAGCAGCGTCGCCGGCGACGGCGTCCGCGACGAACTCGAGGAGATGGGCGTCTACGGCGGCCAGCCCCACGGCGAGGACGTCTACGCGGTCGTCCTCTACTCCGAAGCCAACTCCGAGGAACTGTTCGACGAGGTCGAGGGGCTCCGGTCGAACTTCGACCACTACGACACCCACGTCAAGACTGCCGTCTACGACTCCGTGACCGGCGACGAAGGCGCCGAGAACGCCGTCGTCAGCCTCTGGGACACCGAACGGGCCGCAGACACCGCGGCCGGGTTCCTCGCCGACCTCCCCGACGTCGTTCGCCAGGCCGGCGACGACGACGCGGACTCGTGGGGGACGATGGGCATGTTCTACACCGTCAAGCCCGAACACCGCGAGGACTTCGTCGGCACCTTCGGCGACGTGGCCGGCCTGCTCGCGGAGATGGACGGTCACCGGAAGACCGACCTCCTCGCGAACCGCGAGGACGAGAACGACATGTTCATCGCCAGCCGGTGGGACTCCCGCGAGGACGCGATGGCGTTCTTCCGCAGCGAGGAGTTCTCCGAGACGGTCGACTACGGTCGCGACGTCCTCGCGGATCGACCGCGCCACGTCTTCCTGGCCTGA
- a CDS encoding PadR family transcriptional regulator — protein sequence MRKSGPPKGVIAYLVLELLEEKPRYGYEILKEIKDISGGHWEPSYGSVYPILYKFEEKGWAERIEREDEPDRKYFELTDDGREELAARREESAEKGRDFADVILGFFHVYAAFSTDDRFEIPEVEGEWRFTEEFSRWVVEQVVRHHEHYFDTEFERIDATPEEFYERHGIDEE from the coding sequence ATGCGGAAAAGTGGGCCGCCGAAAGGAGTCATCGCCTATCTCGTCCTCGAACTCCTCGAGGAGAAACCGCGGTACGGGTACGAGATCCTCAAGGAGATCAAGGATATCAGCGGCGGTCACTGGGAGCCGTCTTACGGGTCGGTCTACCCCATCCTCTACAAGTTCGAGGAGAAGGGATGGGCAGAACGCATCGAACGCGAGGACGAACCGGACCGGAAGTACTTCGAACTCACCGACGACGGGCGCGAGGAACTCGCGGCCCGCCGGGAGGAAAGCGCCGAGAAGGGGCGTGACTTCGCCGACGTCATCCTGGGGTTTTTCCACGTCTACGCGGCGTTCTCGACGGACGACCGGTTCGAAATCCCCGAAGTCGAGGGCGAGTGGCGGTTCACCGAGGAGTTCAGCCGGTGGGTCGTCGAACAGGTCGTTCGCCACCACGAACACTACTTCGACACGGAGTTCGAGCGGATCGACGCGACTCCCGAGGAGTTCTACGAGCGCCACGGCATCGACGAGGAGTAG